A stretch of the Arachis stenosperma cultivar V10309 chromosome 6, arast.V10309.gnm1.PFL2, whole genome shotgun sequence genome encodes the following:
- the LOC130936545 gene encoding LRR receptor-like serine/threonine-protein kinase RPK2: MCRFLVVVVVVLLQCLLFHIFALTASVPNSNDALSLLAFKNSVSSDPSNLLQQWNNATSSTFCNWRGVTCGGSGRVTALRMTGLGGGQLSPSLGDLYELRVLSLPGNMFCGEIPAILGNLRHLEVLELQQNNFSGKLPFQMSYLHSLQLVNVSGNALSGSIPSCFVGSVRTVDLSNNRFSGKIPVDGLTNGCDSLDYLRLSHNFLIGEIPRQIGKCRNLRYLFLDGNILEGGIPNEIGFASELRVLDVSRNSLTGRVPKALGSCLKLSVILLTDLSDDEEEENEGSLGYNDSFRGEFNAFVGNVPHEVLLIPRLQVFWAPRANLAGRLPGRGWTDSCALRVLNLGQNYVSGVVPESLGICRNLTFLDLSSNSLVGYLPSQQLRVPCMVYFNVSNNNISGTLSGFGNGSCGSTGTPAAKDLEFLEWEGYNGTYFSIPVWRFLKNPLFGSSLEDNNNTVISHDFSWNRFGGLLPMFSLGDNLFTANHRVSYMLFLNNNEFNGSLSNQLVLNCNDLEALSVNLSMNHLSNGDSPALLLDCLRLTVFEAAYNQISGSIGKDIGHLMMLQRLDLSGNKLFGSLPDELGSLKNMKLMLLAGNNLTGEIPSQLGQLAYLSVLNLSHNALVGTIPASLSNATNLEILLLDHNKLFGEIPLSFSTLSKLVQLDVSFNNLSGHIPYLQHPNDCGSYKGNEHLHSCPDPYSDLPASLPVPLEVKSLHRHRKSRTLVIALVTSGSLVICILMGVVLMIIFGRSKFGRLSSLRRRQVVTFQDIPTELSYDGVVTATGNFSIRYLIGTGGFGSTYKAELSPGFLVAIKRLSIGRFQGIQQFETEIRTLGRIRHKNLVTLIGYYVGETEMFLIYNYLSGGNLEAFIHDRSGKKVQWPVIYKIAKDIAEALAYLHYSCVPRIVHRDIKPSNILLDEELNAYLSDFGLARLLEVSETHATTDVAGTFGYVAPEYATTCRVSDKADVYSFGVVLLELLSGRKSLDPSFSEYGNGFNIVPWAELLITEGRCSELFSSALWEAGPKDKLLALLKLALTCTVETLSIRPSMKQVLEKLKQLKC; encoded by the coding sequence aTGTGTCgttttcttgttgttgttgttgttgttcttctaCAGTGTCTTCTCTTCCACATTTTCGCACTCACCGCTTCGGTTCCGAATAGTAACGACGCACTGTCCCTCCTCGCTTTCAAAAACTCCGTCTCCTCCGACCCCTCGAACCTTCTACAACAATGGAACAACGCCACTTCCTCCACCTTCTGCAACTGGCGCGGCGTTACTTGCGGCGGTTCTGGCAGAGTCACTGCCCTCCGCATGACCGGCCTCGGCGGCGGCCAATTGTCTCCCTCCCTCGGAGACTTGTACGAGCTTCGCGTCCTTTCCCTTCCCGGAAACATGTTTTGCGGCGAGATTCCGGCGATCCTTGGTAACCTCCGGCACCTCGAGGTTCTCGAGCTTCAACAGAACAACTTCTCTGGGAAGTTACCCTTTCAGATGAGTTACCTGCATTCTCTTCAACTCGTTAACGTCTCTGGTAATGCTCTCAGCGGTTCAATTCCGAGTTGTTTCGTTGGGAGCGTGAGAACCGTTGATTTGTCGAACAACCGGTTTTCTGGTAAGATCCCAGTAGATGGTTTAACCAACGGCTGTGATTCGCTGGACTACTTGAGGCTTTCGCACAACTTTTTGATCGGTGAGATTCCACGCCAGATTGGGAAATGTAGGAACTTGAGGTACCTTTTTCTCGATGGGAATATCTTGGAAGGGGGAATCCCAAATGAGATTGGTTTCGCTTCTGAGCTTAGGGTTCTAGATGTTTCTAGAAACAGCCTCACCGGCAGGGTCCCCAAAGCGCTTGGCAGTTGCTTGAAGCTTTCGGTTATTTTGCTAACTGATTTGTCTGAtgatgaggaagaagaaaatgagGGAAGCTTGGGTTATAATGATAGCTTTAGAGGAGAGTTCAATGCGTTTGTTGGGAATGTTCCTCACGAAGTTCTCTTGATTCCCAGGTTGCAGGTCTTTTGGGCGCCAAGGGCGAATCTTGCTGGACGTTTGCCTGGCCGAGGCTGGACGGATTCTTGCGCGCTGAGAGTGCTCAATTTGGGGCAGAATTATGTATCTGGTGTTGTGCCGGAGAGTTTGGGGATTTGTAGGAATTTGACCTTTTTGGACTTGAGTTCTAACAGTTTGGTTGGATATCTGCCTTCACAGCAGCTCAGGGTTCCTTGTATGGTGTACTTCAATGTCAGCAACAACAATATATCTGGCACACTTTCAGGGTTTGGGAATGGAAGCTGCGGTTCAACTGGCACCCCTGCTGCAAAAGACCTTGAATTCCTTGAATGGGAAGGATACAATGGTACATACTTTAGTATTCCTGTTTGGAGATTTTTGAAGAATCCTCTATTTGGATCAAGTTTagaagataataataatactgTCATTAGCCATGATTTCAGTTGGAATAGGTTTGGTGGATTGTTACCTATGTTTTCTCTTGGAGATAATCTTTTTACTGCAAATCATAGAGTTTCTTACATGCTGTTTCTCAATAATAATGAGTTCAATGGGTCTTTGTCAAACCAGCTTGTTTTGAACTGTAATGATCTTGAGGCATTGTCAGTTAACTTAAGTATGAACCATCTGTCAAATGGGGACTCGCCAGCATTACTGCTGGACTGTCTACGGTTGACAGTTTTTGAAGCAGCATACAACCAGATCAGTGGGTCAATTGGAAAGGATATAGGTCACTTGATGATGCTTCAGCGTCTTGATTTGAGTGGGAACAAACTATTTGGATCTTTGCCTGATGAATTAGGAAGCCTGAAAAACATGAAATTGATGCTTTTAGCAGGAAATAATCTCACTGGGGAAATTCCTTCCCAGCTTGGTCAATTGGCTTACctttctgttttgaatctttCTCACAATGCTCTAGTGGGAACGATTCCAGCAAGTCTGTCAAATGCCACTAATCTTGAAATTCTGCTGCTAGATCACAATAAGCTTTTTGGGGAAATACCTTTATCCTTTTCAACACTTTCCAAACTTGTTCAGCTAGATGTTTCTTTCAATAATCTTTCAGGTCATATTCCTTACCTTCAGCATCCAAATGATTGTGGTTCCTATAAAGGGAATGAACACCTGCACTCTTGCCCTGATCCATACTCTGATTTGCCTGCTTCCCTTCCAGTCCCTCTTGAAGTCAAAAGTTTGCACAGACACAGGAAATCGAGGACATTGGTTATTGCCTTGGTGACTTCTGGTTCTCTAGTTATTTGCATACTTATGGGAGTCGTATTGATGATCATTTTTGGGAGGAGTAAATTTGGTCGCCTCAGCAGTCTTAGAAGAAGACAGGTGGTGACTTTCCAGGATATTCCAACTGAATTGAGTTATGATGGTGTGGTCACCGCAACTGGAAATTTCAGCATTCGATATCTAATCGGCACAGGTGGTTTTGGGTCAACTTACAAGGCAGAACTGTCTCCTGGTTTTCTTGTTGCCATAAAGCGGTTGTCAATAGGTAGATTTCAAGGAATTCAGCAGTTTGAAACGGAAATAAGGACATTAGGTAGAATTCGGCACAAAAATCTTGTGACTCTTATTGGCTACTACGTAGGAGAGACAGAAATGTTCTTGATTTACAACTACCTCTCTGGCGGAAACCTTGAAGCCTTCATACATGACAGGTCAGGGAAAAAGGTGCAGTGGCCAGTTATTTACAAGATAGCGAAAGACATAGCAGAGGCCCTCGCTTACCTTCATTATTCTTGTGTTCCCCGCATAGTTCACCGCGATATCAAGCCTAGCAACATCTTACTCGATGAAGAACTTAATGCCTACCTGTCTGATTTCGGCTTGGCAAGATTGCTCGAGGTTTCTGAAACCCATGCCACCACTGATGTGGCAGGCACATTCGGTTATGTTGCTCCTGAATATGCCACCACTTGCAGGGTGTCTGACAAAGCAGATGTCTACAGCTTTGGTGTAGTGTTGTTAGAATTGTTGTCTGGAAGAAAGTCACTTGATCCATCATTTTCTGAATATGGGAATGGATTCAATATCGTACCATGGGCTGAGTTGTTGATAACCGAAGGTCGTTGTTCTGAGCTATTCTCATCTGCTTTGTGGGAAGCAGGTCCAAAGGATAAGTTGTTGGCACTTCTAAAGTTAGCACTAACATGCACAGTAGAAACACTTTCCATTCGGCCATCGATGAAGCAGGTTCTTGAGAAACTGAAACAACTGAAATGTTGA